The Flavivirga eckloniae genomic interval ATAAGACTGTAAAGGTAACCGATGAAACTTTAAGTAGAATTGAGGCATTTAGAGAGCCCATAACCTGGTTGGTAATTACTGAAAGTTGGTGTGGAGATGCAGCACACATACTACCAGTTATGAATAAAGTGGCCGGGTTAAACGGTAATATCGATTTTAAAGTAGTACTTCGTGATGAAAATCCTGAACTAATGGATGCTTTTTTAACCAACGGTAATAAGGCTATTCCTAAACTAATTATGTTAGATAATAGCACGGGAGATGTTTTACAAACCTATGGGCCACGACCAAGCGAGGCAACTAACTATGTTAGTAGGTTTAAGGCAAAACATGGAAAGTTAACTCCAGAATTTAAGGAAGATTTACAGCACTGGTATAATACCAACAAGGGACAAAATATTATAAACGATCTAACCGAAATACTTTGCGAGTTAGAACCCTCTATTTGCCAATAAAATAAAATGTAATAGACCCTAATTGAGTTTTCTTAGTTGGGTCTTCGCTAAATCGCGATTCTTTAGCGTATTCTAGTGCGTGTTCTATAAGGCATTCGTTGCTAGAAGTAGAAGAGGTGTTTACGTAAGCTTCTATTACATTCCCTGTATCGTTAACGGTAATATTAATAATTATTTTACCGTCTACTTCACATAGATAAATAGGAATTGGTATGTGACGTTTTTCTCTGTTAGCCAGCGAAAAACTAATCGTACTTTTATTATTGTTGTTATCCCCTAGTTGTTTCTTTAATAAGTCATTCACTTTGCTAAACGACGATAACTCTTTTTCGTCTACTTTAGTATTTTCAGAACCCTCATATGACTTAGTATAAGATTCTGTGTTCTCTGGTGTATTACTGGATTTTGGCACGTAATCTTCGGGTGGCGCAATAGGTTTAAAAGCTTCTGCAAAGTGTTTGTTATTAGCTTCGTTAAAGGCTTGGTTTGTTTCTGCTTTGCTTGCGTTTAACTTTTCTAAAGCCTCTAGAATTTTAACTTCCTCTTCAGTTAATTCTTCTTCTGGTTCTATTTCATAATAGCTTTCCGAAGCAAATTTGTCTTGCTTTTTAAGGCTTAAATTAAAAACAGATAGAATTACCGTTCCTGAAAGGAAGAAGGTAATCAATAGGGCTTTATGTTGATCTGTTAGGTGCAAATCGTGTGTGTTAGAGAAAATTGTTCGCTTAATATACGGCAAAATACGCTAAAAAGTTTAGAATAACCTAAAATCTATGAAAATTGATGTTTTTTTAATATGGTGCAAAGTGTTATAGTTAAACACTTTAGGGGGTATTTCCTAAAGTTTTGGTCAACAATTATTTACAAAGAAAGATTTTCAATAAAGGATTCAATGGAGGTGGCATTGGCTACATCAAAATCTCCAATTTTAGTACGTCTTAATGCCGATAAGTGGGCGCCAGAATCTAGTGCTTTTCCAAAGTCGTTTGCTAAAGAACGAATGTAAGTGCCTTTACTACAAACTACTCTAAATTCAATATGTATTGCCCCTGTACTGGGTGCAGTCGAAGTGTCGATTTTTGTGATTTCAAATTCAGAAATATTCACTGTCCTTGGTTTAATATCAACATGTTCACCGGCTCTGGCAAATTCATATAACCGTTTTCCATCTTTTTTTAATGCAGAAAAAACAGGAGGATATTGTTGAATATCTCCAATAAATTGTTTGGTTGTGTTATAAATTAACGTTTCGGTAATATGATCGGTAGGGAATGTGTCATTTATTTCGGTTTCTAAATCGTAAGATGGCGTGGTGCTACCTATAACAAATGTGCCCGTATACTCTTTAACTTGCCCTTGAAAGGTGTCAATTTGTTTGGTCATCTTGCCCGTGCAAATAACCAATAAGCCAGTAGCTAATGGGTCGAGAGTACCAGCATGGCCTACCTTTATTTTTTTTATGTTAAAAGCCTGCCGGATTTCCCAACGCAACTTATTAACCACCTGAAAAGAAGTCCAGTTTAAAGGTTTGTCTATTAAAAGAACCTGTCCGGAGAGGTAATCTTCTTTAGAAATCATTCTATGAATTTAAAAATGAAAATATAATAGCAATAACCCCAACAATAATACAGTAAATAGCAAAATAGCTTAGCTTACTTCTTTTTACCAATGCAATCATCCATGTACAAGCAAAAAGCCCGGCAATAAAAGCAGCTATAAAACCAACGGATAACGGTAAAAAGTTGTGGCTCGCATAAGTTAAATCACCACTCATAACATCCTTTGCGATTTTTCCAAAAATTAAAGGGACTA includes:
- a CDS encoding thioredoxin family protein, which codes for MDTVIKNSLDRSMSYQAYRNLVTQLVEENSNTGNEKTEALAEYTKLNDRRMKRWDKTVKVTDETLSRIEAFREPITWLVITESWCGDAAHILPVMNKVAGLNGNIDFKVVLRDENPELMDAFLTNGNKAIPKLIMLDNSTGDVLQTYGPRPSEATNYVSRFKAKHGKLTPEFKEDLQHWYNTNKGQNIINDLTEILCELEPSICQ
- the truB gene encoding tRNA pseudouridine(55) synthase TruB translates to MISKEDYLSGQVLLIDKPLNWTSFQVVNKLRWEIRQAFNIKKIKVGHAGTLDPLATGLLVICTGKMTKQIDTFQGQVKEYTGTFVIGSTTPSYDLETEINDTFPTDHITETLIYNTTKQFIGDIQQYPPVFSALKKDGKRLYEFARAGEHVDIKPRTVNISEFEITKIDTSTAPSTGAIHIEFRVVCSKGTYIRSLANDFGKALDSGAHLSALRRTKIGDFDVANATSIESFIENLSL